gagaattttcctaattctctgcgtgtgtgtctgtcaatccgcattgggccagcgtggtggactattgccctaacccctctcattctgagaggagactcgagctcagcagtgagccgaatttgtattgatattgatgatgctGCTCTACTGTGATCAGTACcacatgttaatgataatggtcgGGACCAACAGATTAACAATTTCTAAGTGGCAGGGAGGTGTAACAAGCAGAAATTTCTAGTAGAAATTCACAACCCACTTGAAGGGGTTGTGAATTCCTACTCAGAATTTCCCAGAAGATAGAAAAGCTTATATTTCATAGTCACCACTGTAAGCAACGAGGCTGAATTTCCACATAGTAACACCTATTTTGATATTAGTAGAAATCGTAACCAGCAGCTAGCAATACAAGTTGCCGACACGTTGTCTTTGTGTACGAATTGCACATATTTGTACAATCGAATGCGACAGGAAAGCTGTGACATACACATTTTACGGGTAAATATTAGAATTGTGTATACAAAATACAGATAACACTATTTTctacataaatataacattttctCAACTTTCGTTAGTTAAATTGTTAATCGCTAAAAGTAAAAGTAGGCATTTCTTCTCAGATTAAGCAAACTGACTTATGTCCcttgtaccgactcttaaatctatgaatTTGACAAAGAGTAAAGTGGAGAAAATGTCTTCAAATGTATTTTGTGCTTTCTTTCCGATCAATTTATCAAACTAAAAACACGACTGAATAAAGGCATTTCTATTAGTaacatacttattataaatcaaTTTGGTAGTCGCGATCTATCACGAGCTCTCTCGTACGACCGGGGATGTAGATATATTTCTAAagcatttatttctttattatatttactctcAAGTAAAAGTCAAGTTAATGGACAAAGAGGACGCGTTCCTTGCATTTAAAATTGTCACTCTGATTATAGCCTTATTTGTCACATACTAACAATGGGTCATATATCTGCTTGGACTAAATATAACTTCAAAAATTCAAGATCTGTCTAGCCACTGAATAAAATAGTAATGCCACAGAATACTGAACGATAACAACTTACCACTAAAATCAGCGTCGTCCATGGAATTTTGACTGTGCAGCGAATATCTGTTCGTCGTCTTGGTCGAGGGCGAGCCCTGTGTAGACCCGGCCACCACCCCCAGGCTCCTGTACCCTTCGTCTGAGACCTCCGACCCATTGTCTGAGGCACTCTCCGCGGCCGGCGCGGGAGACACCGGCCTCGGACTCTTATTCCTGATAGCGTGGGGGGACGGTACTAAATGATTCGACGTCACAATTTTCGTTCTCCTGTCAGGCGAGGAGGAATGCCTGTTATTTCTTATAGGGCTACTATTTCTCGGAGTCAAGTGCTTCCTACTCGGAGACGCAGCTCTGTCTATATCTCCCATGTATGGCAGACTGCTTGGCGCATCCAATTtgttgtttgacaaataatggTTTGATCTCGGGTCgtcgttgtaaacttttgtGTAGGGAAGCGACATCGGTTCGTATGTTTTGGGTTCTTTGTATTGGAGGGAGGTGCCGTGGTCTTTGTATTGGAGGGAGGTTGGGCCAGGGTCTGGTCGTTCGTATGTGACCGTGGCGCCGGCCAGGTCGTGCTTGGGCCGGGCCAGGCGCGCGGAGAGGGAGGTCCGGTGCTGGGCGCGGCAGCGGCACGGGTCGTGCTTGTCCAAGTAGTGCGCCAGGGTATCCCAGCCGCCGCCGACGCGCACCATCACGTGAGAGCGGAGGATCTGTAAACAAGAGACGAAATTGTTACTAAATAATTGGGTATGTTGGCGAGTGTTTTACAAGGATAAAAGACATTCAACAAATCTGCCTAAGCCTCTAAATAGCTTATAAAAAACGGATCCAGTCAAACTTCGCTCTGACTTACTTATTTAACTTGACAACTTCACCCCATTGGCTAGTACAGTTATGCAAGCAACCAATAAACtataagctatcggcgacaaataGGATCTTTAGTCGCTTATAATTCACTTGatattagtagtttttttttaaatatctagaAAATCTAATGAgggcctaaaaatgaaataaataaggTCAAGTGGACAAAGTTAAGGTAAGGCGAAAAACAATAGAAGTttgataatattgtaaattccATGAGAATTCGAAAAACAAGTATTCTACgagaaaaaaagaaacgtacttgttttctttttttttatgtaaataggcACAAAGTAGAAATAGCCATTTTAGTAGCTCTCTTTTATTACTTGTGACCTACAAGGTATGACCATTATACAGATTTTACACTTTAGTTTGCTTGTTAGAAGCTCTCCAGTGGTACCTAATTCCAAAAATAGTCACAATgttgcattttaattttcaaatacgGTTGTTGTGTCCAAGTACGTATACCCTAAACAGGTTGCGGTCAGTCCCTCAGTACGAGAGCTCTCGGAAGGGTCGATAGATTTATTTACTTcgctttattttgaaatttgaatacattttatctacataaaacaacaattttgaCGGCCAGTGGGTAGcaaccctgctttctgcatccacgactgtgggttcgattcccacaactggaaaatattcgtgtgatgaacatgggttttttccagtgtctgtgtgtatttatacattatataagtatttatatgtagtatataaatgtatatgaatattataatatcatctatcttagtacccataacacaagctactctgtatgcttactttggggctagatagttatgtttattgtttaagtatatttattattatatttataattaatataaattgattttagtttagttttatcaCGTCCCTAGAAGTTGAGTTTTATGTGTACTCAGaccaaaaacaaacaacaacaaagacTTTTTATTTTCCAAGCTGTAATCAGTCTGTGAAAATCACGTCACAATGCgtttaatagataataattaatatatattttttatctttgttaTAATCCAGATTATCATATAAAGTATAACATGTGTGCCAAATTTGTATCAAAAATCGTATAGAAATtgctatttaaaattaacaagtaAATACgactattaataatttaaacatattttttatcattcaaATACTTATACAGTAAAAAATCTTAGGCtgataaatgaaataaactCACTTAAAGTCGAGCCACAACCTCTGTCGAGTAATTCGAAAACCATCAACGTTCACGATACTCCTATGTCGCGCTAGGGGCTGTGTTCGCATCGCAAATAAAGGCCGAACTGAAATGTTGTACACAATATCGACCGATTTGATTTGACCATACAAGGGAGTCCAACCTATGATTCATCTACGCCTTAATGGATCGTGTATCCGCTTTTATAGATCGAAATAGACTCGAATcgattaagtttatttatacgTTTCTCTCTAGGTCGCCATTAGTGGATTAAAAACGTGCGCACTTTCTGTTGGCTTATCATTTTGGGGCACTTTGATAAAATGCAGATCTTCACTTCCTGGATGTATTTGGCAGAATCTCGACCTACTGCAGTGTAACCCCTTTATAAAAGTGGTACTGGATTCAAATGAAAATGTAACAGCACAATTTACATAAGTGGCCAAGCTCAACATCCTCTCCATACAGAAGCCATTCAAAACTAGCTGAAGATGATGAAGATctaaatttcttaatttctgGTCTGGTGTAAGTTTTGGccatgtaggtactattatgtattctgtggccaTGTCTAGCACTACGTTCTGGAACGATGGTACATAGAAAACAACTATTGGTTTATTAGTCTGTAGTCCTGGCATATTAGTAGGTAATCTAGATTGTAATGTAATTCATTACAAATGGGGGGAGGGCTGATATAAACGTGGTTTCCTAAACAAGTTGGATCACAAAGGACGCATGTATACATTACGAATTAATATAAACTATCAAAAAGCTCGATTTTTAGGTATCCACCAGTTTTAATTGAACTCTTTCATAAGGCACAATTTTCAATGGCACAggtcttattatattagtaCGTCGATTCGGCCTGTCAATCATTCCTTATCGAGGGTCGCAAGGTCCAGGCCTATAGGTGAAACGAGGACAAACTAACTAACGTCAAACGAGTTTGAACATAATTGTCTATGATTTAGGATTCAAAGTACTAAAGGTTTCTTCTTTATCTGTTGCATGCAGTATGTATCACAAAGAATCACTCTCGTCTATGtaacgtttattattattatattcccACGATATCATTGATGtgattatatatgtatgtatttgtcaCGTCTATACTTTTCTATAAACCACAAACATGCACACAACATATAATCTGCTAAATAAAGAACCTTATTTTGTCATTAAAAAtgtttaggtacttattatagAAGGTTGCAAACCCCTGACATAAAGAAGCAGCAAATCCGCAAATAACCGGTTCCCTTcttacaaacaacaacaaaacatcTGTGAACAgatgtaaaaaacattttaactaCATAACAGCTAATATGTAAAAGTTGCACAACTTAATTAGACATAATCCGGTGAATCACTCGAGCCTAGATTCTTGTAAAACAAGTTAAGTTGTATAAAGTAATCCATCAATGTCAGATTGTCTTCCTGTTCACCTTTATGTCATACACTTGTTACATTCAATACAGCAATAAACTTTtacatgtgacattttttagAAGTTTTATAAGACTGTTTAATTGAAAGTATTAGGACTTATATGTAACTAGATATCGCAAACCGTTCATCAATGGATCACTGGATCAATGGATCAAAAATATCCGGATTCTAGTCCTGGGTCGGGCTGCAATATACTGAGCTTTTTTCGTGGTGGTTTTTTTTTGACACCCCCTTGCCTCGTAGCAATTTGAATGGATATTGTTGTATGGAGCATACAACTTTCAAGGTAGTAAGCTAAACATTGGTATGCAGATAGACGGAAAAGAAACCGTGGATCATcatttgtttttgaaaattcgCCCCCTACCTCTTAAAAGAGGAATTGAATTTTTATATGGGACTTTTTGCAGCTTTcaaggtaggataggggtagagtaaggtaggggtagtgtagagaTAGGGACGAATTGCACATaggtcaaagcgaagcttgaccgggtccactagtaagtGTATAATATACGTTAGCAAGATCACATTAATTAGAGAATACAAATGATTGCTGTTATTTACGTGGACAATGTATAATGCTAAGTCGTGCTAGATGTACTATAAACAACATGTTAATTAGTATGACTCATCTCGtcagtaggtataaataattatctatcaatGAACCATGGACTTTGTCGAGCTCTTTACAACTGTGTATGTGTATGGTTGCTTTATAACGAGgaagtccagggttcgatcgCAAGCTCGGTGCATTTTTGGAGTTTATGTTTTCGCAATAAGCTCAAATCAGGTCTTGAATATGTTGATTATAATTAGGAACCTTAGCGTTCAGTTATAATATTGCAATTTAGCGAGATACAGTTTTAGATTGTATCGGCtgaggtcttagtccaccaattcacattggaacagcgtgaGCAAGTTCTAAAACCTCTAAAGTCTGAACTGATTGTGGCTCAtctaaatctatattataaagacgtaaactttttggtgttgtaggggtaatctccggatctacttttgattttgaaaattctatttctCTCTCTGTCTGAATTCTCAACAGAACGGCAACCGCGAAGCAACCGCGAAACCGCGACGCAACGACTAGTAGACTTATTATCATGGGGAGCAAAAAACAACACTTACCCTGACGAATATCAGCATCCTGGTGTCACCGATCCTGTACTTCCCCTCAGAGACCCTGACCATCGGGAACTGCGTAGGGCACGAGCATCTCTCCACCAAGTCCCTGACTCTCTCGTCCAAGCTCCTCAGATCATTCGTCACCAACTGCGGCTGTGGACCACACGGTACCAGACCCAGCGCCGAATCATCAGGTCTCAACTCCTCTCCAGCCAACTCCCTCTCTATCTGTTTCTCCATTTGCACCAACAACGGTGCTGGCATGCCCAAAACTGCACCCTTTCTAGCTACTTCTAGCAGGCATAAGACGACGTGCTTCTCATTCTTTCGCAGACATAAATCATCGGTTTCGAATAGCAGACATTCGAGGATGCCCAGAGCTCTTCTGCACCAGTCGATGAAGTTGGAGAGGTTGTCTCTGGCGAAGAATGTGCCAGCTTTGGCAGCCGGCAGCATGTTGACAGCTGGCCTGGTGCGGAGAGCTTTGGCCAGGATCATGGCGTCGTCGGACTCCGGGGCCGGACCGTCGAGGATCAGGCGCGCTGACTCCCGGACAGCATTTGCGTGCTGTAACAAGAGAGAATACTTCGATTAGATATTGACTTCATTTCTTTGTACGAGTGACAGTGAGGTTTTAGTACTTTAGATAATAAAGATTGAATTTGTAGccttcaaaaaattcaaaataagtataaactttaaagtatttttcgGTGCCGAAAATGAAGTATTATTCAGTAATGTGGTACATTTCTATAGACACTATTATTCTATTATAAATCTATGATTTCTATGTTTATATAACACACCCAAGTCAGACGACCTGACGCgcataaagtaaaatttaataaagttatttcGATTATTTTTCCAAAACTGTAGCAAAAATGCTGGAGCAGATTATAAAAGCAAGTGCTCAATTAGCTCTAATTTGATCAAATTATTTAAGAGCTTGAATTTCTAATGTAACGTGCTGGCAATTTTAACCTTTAGGCtatataaaattgataaaagaTAGACAAAAACCTGTAATCGATTTATAAACTGTGGCGCCAGCACCGGCGCACTACCATATTGGCAGCGAGTAACGAACTACCAAACTTGGTAGTGCACTAACGAAGTTTTTTCATTGAAACTTTCCACCGTAGATCTCTAGGCTTGTGATTAACCACCCAATTTGGGCGAACGATTTTGAGTGAGCAGCAATTATTGTGTCATTTTATGTAAAGTGGACATTTATTAAAAGTGTAACCCCTTGAGGCGATAGACAATCCGTCAATAAAATGGAGACACCTGTGATTAATGTACGATTGACCGAATATTGACAACGGTTTTTATCTCGGAACTAGCAATTTTAATGGGCAACAGTTTTAATACTTAGTTTAATcttacctatatattataaataggtaaagtttgtggtatttcagagggtaatctctggatcaatttaaccgatttagaaaattattttgctattagaaagccattttatttgtgagtgtcataggctatactgTATCCCTGTATtgccacgggaacggaaactacacgggtgaaaccgcgggccgtCGGCTAGTAATAGTTATAATGCTATTCGGTACAAAGAAAAatccaatgcgggttgacggcttagagtgataatgttttgAATAACAACCAGTcttagatgttaatgatgttGACTGTGTCCGaaggtttaacgtgctctccgagacacgtCTATaaccaccaatttcccaacttcAGGGTGAAAATTTGCACTGACAATTTctagaaagaaaagctcatttCATAGCTCTACCCGGGACTCGAACCCTGAATCTCGTGATCATCacaaccactggaccaacaatgTAGTTATGCAGATTATGTTTAACTTGAATATTCAATTATACGCAACCAGTGCGGAATAACTTTGTTGTCTTTTGTTATCTAATGCGAAAAGCATGCTTTTGTCTCCCTGTGTGTAATAATGGTGTGTTTATAGAGTTCccatatattgtattgtatataatCAGTATGTACCTAACTACTTCGTTGGTCTAGTTGTCAGTcatgttacaaaatattaagatactagcggacgcccgcgacttcgtccgcgtggaatttagtttttcacagatcccttgagaaccatggatttttccgggataaaaagtggcctatgtgttaatccagggtaaaatctatttaaattccaaatttcagcaaatcgcttcagtggtagcggcgttatagagtaacaaacatccaaacatccatacaaactttcgcgtttttaatattagtaggatttttataaaaaaaaccccgTCCAAAGTTAGGAAGTTTTTGGTTTGACACCCAACACGAAAATGGGTAAGgtataacaaaacaatagacTAACAAACTTCCTGGGAACATGCAGAACCGTAATCTGCATACTTTTCTgggttcaaaactgtaaacagaatgcgatcctcgaattatgtacactcaatacctcacaacGCCTGGTCTAATAAGCTTTTggctttaattaacattttagtaacattatcattatcctGATACTTAGTAGATAAAGTCGTGAGCTAATGATATAGCGGGCGGCGCAGCTACATTATAATTCAGCCCGCCATGCGCCGGCGCCGTGGCGCGGCGGTGCGCGCCCTCcattactataattatatattgtttataatCGCGATTAATCGATTGCGTATCGCGCATATTCAATTAATGCGATATTTTATCACCCGGAACAACCGCCTTGACAGTTTTACTTAGGACAAGTTTTAGTGCACAAGTGAGTACACAGGTGCACTCTGTTCTATTTCTCATGGTAAAGAATTGTAATACTAAAAGGATTTAGTCACATCTTTTTGTGCTCTCCTACGCATGGGATAAATCAAAACTTTATACTTAACcaaatcacttaccatcaagtgagattgtagtcaagggctaacttgtagaaaatgaaaaaaaaagaaaatttaaggATTTGTAAGTTTGTTTCCTATAACTCTATATAAAAAAACCCTACCAAAGCCACCTCGATACGTTTCATATTCACCAAttccatgtctgtctgtctactcGGAATTGAACCCAGGGCCTCTGTATACAAAATCACAGCACAGCATAACCAATGCGTCATCAAAAAATCCCCTGCTCTATTAAAAGTTATGCTAAACCTATGCATAAATagccgtgagccgtgatagcccagtggatatgacctctgccttcgatacaAAGGGTGTAAGATCGAATAtggtccaggacatgcacctccaacttttatatgataatgcacgccattgacgatcaattattctcaagtttcttcagcacccacgactataactgatcgtgtattggttgCTGCACGCATGACGggtcgacttatgaaacgttttcgctgccgtttgc
Above is a window of Bicyclus anynana chromosome 8, ilBicAnyn1.1, whole genome shotgun sequence DNA encoding:
- the LOC112048631 gene encoding GAS2-like protein pickled eggs: MASAGAVLLEARPFRPFKSSEEYLYAMKEDLAEWLTVLYPELRINADNFLDRLDTGVALCRHANAVRESARLILDGPAPESDDAMILAKALRTRPAVNMLPAAKAGTFFARDNLSNFIDWCRRALGILECLLFETDDLCLRKNEKHVVLCLLEVARKGAVLGMPAPLLVQMEKQIERELAGEELRPDDSALGLVPCGPQPQLVTNDLRSLDERVRDLVERCSCPTQFPMVRVSEGKYRIGDTRMLIFVRILRSHVMVRVGGGWDTLAHYLDKHDPCRCRAQHRTSLSARLARPKHDLAGATVTYERPDPGPTSLQYKDHGTSLQYKEPKTYEPMSLPYTKVYNDDPRSNHYLSNNKLDAPSSLPYMGDIDRAASPSRKHLTPRNSSPIRNNRHSSSPDRRTKIVTSNHLVPSPHAIRNKSPRPVSPAPAAESASDNGSEVSDEGYRSLGVVAGSTQGSPSTKTTNRYSLHSQNSMDDADFSERLDHDDGCHIDKSDRVDDYVSLNTGLRKTDFSDTFYGSRKNSADDKSNRASPECIVSHESNDSPSKSLRPAREATQSPVKTVRSRQVSRIPHSPVRNRTPSRANTPSPKHTPNQSSPKLAPKLPPTSRNTWGGRTAPNQAKTKARPAIGADTFENPNKSPKTKTKAPQNEAFKRNSPLRASSATLRSPTHQKQLSPLLEQILRSAESAKDDASVLEKMKEIIRSYSKGEDSVSRASSKDSDYADFTSAWVMSDGKLERSTSTRQLAAPRKDPRNGASRIPAPVALGCRRSTSTSQFQ